From a region of the uncultured Draconibacterium sp. genome:
- a CDS encoding DUF456 domain-containing protein, with product MDILLIVLGALFIISGVLGCVLPIIPGPPLSYIGLLLLHFTGRYQFSSKFLIIWAIITVVVYALDYLIPAWGTKKFGGSKRGIWGSIIGLIIGMFFFPPFGIIIGPFIGAVVGELTVGKDSGAALKSGFGSFMGFLAGTLLKLIASGMMTWYFVKEMIV from the coding sequence ATGGACATTTTATTAATCGTTTTAGGAGCACTTTTTATTATCAGCGGAGTTTTAGGTTGCGTTTTACCAATCATTCCGGGGCCACCGTTAAGTTATATTGGCCTTCTGTTACTGCATTTCACCGGGCGTTATCAGTTCTCTTCAAAATTTCTGATTATATGGGCTATAATTACGGTTGTAGTTTATGCTCTCGATTACCTTATTCCGGCCTGGGGAACTAAAAAATTCGGAGGAAGTAAACGTGGCATTTGGGGTAGTATTATCGGCCTGATAATAGGGATGTTCTTCTTCCCTCCTTTTGGCATAATAATAGGTCCGTTTATAGGTGCTGTTGTTGGTGAACTTACCGTTGGTAAAGACTCGGGAGCCGCATTAAAATCAGGATTTGGATCGTTTATGGGATTTTTAGCCGGCACATTGCTAAAACTTATCGCATCGGGTATGATGACCTGGTATTTCGTAAAAGAAATGATTGTTTAA
- a CDS encoding GtrA family protein, producing the protein MRNIMEKIGKMIINVVDWFYFPILHFLPREVFRYAATGGANTLLDISLYFIFYRFVIKMQIVDLGFIAISPHIAAFLIVFPITFTSGFFLAKYVTFTSSELKGRIQLFRYLLTVGGSILLNYIFLKFFVEYCGLYATLSKILTTILVIAYSYMAQRYFTFKTGKKLLAARNRS; encoded by the coding sequence ATGCGTAACATTATGGAGAAAATAGGAAAGATGATCATCAACGTTGTTGACTGGTTCTATTTTCCAATTCTGCACTTTCTTCCGCGCGAAGTGTTTCGATATGCGGCCACAGGCGGCGCAAACACACTACTCGACATTAGTTTGTATTTCATTTTCTACCGTTTTGTAATAAAAATGCAAATCGTTGATTTAGGATTTATTGCTATAAGTCCGCACATTGCCGCTTTTCTTATCGTTTTTCCCATAACATTCACAAGCGGTTTCTTTCTGGCGAAATATGTAACGTTTACTTCGTCTGAATTAAAAGGGCGTATTCAACTGTTCAGGTATTTGCTTACCGTTGGAGGATCGATTCTGCTTAACTATATTTTTCTGAAATTCTTTGTTGAATATTGTGGACTGTACGCCACGTTATCAAAAATCCTAACTACCATTCTGGTAATTGCTTACAGCTACATGGCACAACGTTATTTTACATTCAAAACCGGCAAAAAACTACTTGCCGCGCGAAACCGTTCGTAA
- a CDS encoding type II CAAX endopeptidase family protein translates to MEEYRIKYYPTILQGIHLVILYIFIQTVVDFPLAVIDYYKGTEYLYNPIKKIALGVGSVVFILLYGIRKAKAPVLEIFPVKLFNPLVFLPVVTFLWGAHNILEYVNIWVEKMLPAPPWFWELFDRIFEGDYGFMGAFLKVAVIAPVIEELIFRGLIFNGFRKNYNGFVAVFMSALLFSLFHLNPWQMPATFLLGLLLGWLMLRTNNIFVAIIGHSINNALVLLSVTYWQQIREYSIYLLERNNLLLLSALVMALSVVLIYFTSIPWFGKRR, encoded by the coding sequence ATGGAAGAGTACCGTATTAAATATTATCCAACCATTTTACAGGGCATACACCTTGTTATTCTTTACATTTTTATTCAAACCGTTGTTGATTTTCCGTTGGCGGTAATCGATTATTACAAAGGCACCGAGTACCTTTATAACCCGATTAAAAAAATTGCGCTTGGCGTTGGTTCCGTAGTGTTTATTCTTCTTTATGGAATTCGAAAAGCAAAAGCTCCTGTTTTGGAGATCTTCCCTGTTAAACTTTTTAATCCGTTGGTATTTCTTCCGGTTGTAACGTTTCTTTGGGGCGCACATAACATTCTGGAATATGTTAATATCTGGGTAGAAAAGATGTTGCCTGCCCCACCCTGGTTTTGGGAACTTTTCGATCGTATTTTTGAAGGCGACTATGGTTTTATGGGCGCTTTCCTAAAAGTGGCTGTTATTGCGCCCGTTATAGAAGAACTAATCTTCAGAGGCCTGATATTTAACGGATTCAGAAAAAATTACAATGGTTTTGTTGCCGTATTTATGTCGGCACTTTTGTTCTCACTTTTTCATTTAAATCCCTGGCAAATGCCGGCTACGTTTCTGCTGGGGCTGCTGCTTGGCTGGCTGATGTTACGCACCAATAATATTTTTGTTGCTATAATCGGGCACTCCATTAATAATGCTTTGGTATTGCTATCCGTAACTTACTGGCAACAAATTCGAGAATACTCCATCTATCTTTTAGAGCGAAATAACCTGCTGCTGCTAAGTGCGCTTGTGATGGCGCTTTCAGTCGTGCTGATTTATTTTACCAGTATACCTTGGTTTGGCAAACGCCGATGA